The sequence below is a genomic window from Arthrobacter sp. U41.
GCCCAACTGCTCGAATACTTCCCGGCGCTGGAACGGGCCTTCGACTACAGCCGCTCCAAAGCCGCGCTGCTGCTGCTGACCAAACACCGCACCCCGGACGGGATCCGCCGCGCCGGTCAAGCCAGGATCCACGCCTGGCTCAAAAAGCAGGGTGCCCGCTCGTCGGCAGCAGTTGCGACATCTGCCGTAGAGGCCGCAAAATCCCAGCACACCACCGTCCCGGCCCAGTACCTCGGCGAACTGATCGTCGCCGCCCTCGCACGGGAGGTCATCACCCTGAACAAGGAACTGGCCGAGCTGGACGCGCTGATCAGCGAGAAAGTCACCGAACACCGGCACACCAAGGTGCTGCTGAGCATGCCCGGCTTCGGACCCGTCCTCGCCGCGGAGTTCCTCGGGGCCACCGGCGGGGACCTGGAAGTCTTTGAAACCGCGGACCGGTTCGCCGGCGTCGCCGGACTCGCACCCGCACCCCGGGACTCCGGCAGGATCACCGGCAACCACCACCGCCCCCGACGCTACGACCGCCGGCTGTTGCGGGTCTTCTACCTCTCCGGGCTCTCGGCGCTGAAAAGCTGCCCCGCCTCACGGACCTACTACGACCGCAAACGCGGCGAAGGCAAAACCCACATCCAGGCCATGCTCTCCCTGGCCAGGCGCCGCCTGAACGTCCTCTGGGCCATGCTCCGCGACGGCACCACCTACGCACCTGTTGCTGCGGAGCTGAAAACTGCGTAATGGGTCGCTAGCCGCTGTCGGCGGTGAGGTACGGCAAGTGGAGCTCTGTCAGGCGCTCATTGATGACCAACGCCAGCAGATTGCAGTCCTGGGGCGGCAACGGTTTCAGTCCGTTCAGATATGCATCCACGGCCCATCGGCCGCGGTTGCCCCGTATGAGAGGTACGCCAGCCAGACTTCATCGGCCTCGAGGCCCGAGAGCAGGAAGGCAATATGAGTCAATTCCTGCTGGTATTCATCCACCGGGATCCGCACTTTCTGACCTCCCGAACTTCGCAGACCGTGCGGACGTCTGCAAGCCTCGGTAACCGAGCATGCCGGAACGTTCCGCAATCGGGACATACCTGGCGTGGCCAAATTTGGCATCATTCCTC
It includes:
- a CDS encoding IS110 family transposase, producing MAKLWAGIDAGKAHHHCVVIDVDGNRLLSQKIPNDEPALLELITAVLKLGDGDEVIWATDLNHGGPALLIAILVAHGQNILYIPGRIVHHASKLYRGEGKTDAKDAAVIADQARMRRDLQPLRAGDEISTGLRILTARRADKSADRVRAINRLQAQLLEYFPALERAFDYSRSKAALLLLTKHRTPDGIRRAGQARIHAWLKKQGARSSAAVATSAVEAAKSQHTTVPAQYLGELIVAALAREVITLNKELAELDALISEKVTEHRHTKVLLSMPGFGPVLAAEFLGATGGDLEVFETADRFAGVAGLAPAPRDSGRITGNHHRPRRYDRRLLRVFYLSGLSALKSCPASRTYYDRKRGEGKTHIQAMLSLARRRLNVLWAMLRDGTTYAPVAAELKTA